DNA sequence from the Lysinibacillus sp. OF-1 genome:
AATTAAAATAGAGCCACTAACAGAGGCTAGTATTCCTAGATAAATAGGATTGAGCATGGCTAAGGCTGTTACAGACTGACTGATATATAAGCTCCCCGCAATTCCTGCAAGTGTTACATGTGACAAAGCGTCCGCAATTAAGGATAACCTTCGTACAACAATAAACACACCTAATAATGGAGCAAGAATGCCAATTAATAATCCAGAGAAAAAGGCATTTTGTAAAAATTCATAGTTTAAAATTGCTTCAATCATGGTGCCTACTCCTTCTAATGAATCTTTCTCACGGAATGACCATACCAAGCGTCTAGCGCATCCTGGGAGATATTATCAAAGTCATTTTTATAGCCGTGGAAGTGAATGGTTTGATTTAAACATGCCACATGGCTAATGCGATTCGATACCGTATCGACATCGTGTGTGACAAGAATCATGGTAATTCCTTGTTCCCGATTCAATTTCGCCAGCATATCATAAAATGACTGCACATTCTCATGATCAATGCCGACAGTTGGCTCATCTAAAATGAGTAGTTTTGGATCACTAACTAAAGCTCTTGCAATAAAGACGCGTTGTTGTTGTCCACCAGATAGCTCGCCAATGTTACGATGCATAAAAGCATCCATGCCAACTGCTTTTAAAGCTGCTTGAACTTTCCCTTTAGCATCTCGCCCTGGTCTTTTAAAGAGCCCTATTTTTTTCGTTAATCCACTTTTCACGACCTCTTGCACAGTTGCTGGGAATCCAGAATTAAAGGC
Encoded proteins:
- a CDS encoding metal ABC transporter ATP-binding protein, with translation MKTTLIDIENVSFQYDYTHVLKNISFRVEEGDFLALLGPNGSGKSTLLKIILGLLKPLSGEIKLFGEPSATFKHREWIGYVSQKSNAFNSGFPATVQEVVKSGLTKKIGLFKRPGRDAKGKVQAALKAVGMDAFMHRNIGELSGGQQQRVFIARALVSDPKLLILDEPTVGIDHENVQSFYDMLAKLNREQGITMILVTHDVDTVSNRISHVACLNQTIHFHGYKNDFDNISQDALDAWYGHSVRKIH